Proteins encoded together in one Salarchaeum sp. JOR-1 window:
- a CDS encoding ATP synthase subunit A, with amino-acid sequence MSQAETITDSGEIESVSGPVVTATDLDAQMNDVVYVGEEGLMGEVIEIEGGITTIQVYEETSAVAPGEPVENTGDPLTVDLGPGMLDSIYDGVQRPLDVLEDEMGAFLDRGVDAPGIDMEKEWEFTPAVSEGDVVEPGDVVGTVDETESIEHKVLVPPRHEGGEVTTVNEGSYTVTDPVVELDSGETVTMHQEWPVREARPTVDKHTPETPLVTGQRVQDGLFPLAKGGTAAIPGPFGSGKTVTQQQLAKWSDADIVIYIGCGERGNEMTEVIEDFPELEDPKSGNALMARTCLIANTSNMPVAARESCIYTGVTIAEHYRDMGYDVALMADSTSRWAEAMREISSRLEEMPGEEGYPAYLASRLAQFYERAGLFENLNGSEGSVSVVGAVSPPGGDFSEPVTQNTLRIVKTFWALDSDLAERRHFPSINWNESYSLYKDQLDDWWRENVAEDWPDERQWAVDVLDEEADLQEIVQLVGEDALPDDQRLTLDVARYIREAFLQQNALHDVDTYCPPEKTYLILTAIHHYSEEAFRALEAGVPVEEITDVDAAPRLNRLGTTPDDEAEAEVEEIKEQLTEQLREKY; translated from the coding sequence ATGAGTCAGGCAGAAACAATCACTGATTCCGGCGAAATCGAGAGCGTGAGCGGTCCCGTCGTGACCGCCACGGACCTCGACGCCCAGATGAACGACGTCGTGTACGTCGGTGAAGAGGGGCTGATGGGTGAGGTCATCGAAATCGAAGGCGGCATAACGACCATCCAGGTCTACGAGGAGACGTCCGCGGTCGCACCCGGCGAACCCGTCGAGAACACGGGCGACCCGCTGACCGTGGATCTCGGGCCGGGCATGCTGGACTCCATCTACGACGGTGTTCAGCGCCCGCTCGACGTGCTCGAAGACGAGATGGGCGCCTTCCTCGACCGCGGTGTCGACGCGCCCGGCATCGACATGGAGAAGGAGTGGGAGTTCACTCCCGCCGTCTCCGAGGGCGATGTCGTCGAACCCGGCGACGTCGTCGGTACGGTCGACGAAACCGAGAGCATCGAACACAAAGTCCTCGTCCCGCCCCGCCACGAGGGCGGTGAGGTCACCACGGTGAACGAGGGCTCGTACACCGTCACCGACCCCGTGGTCGAACTCGACTCGGGCGAGACGGTGACGATGCACCAGGAGTGGCCGGTTCGCGAGGCCCGGCCGACCGTGGACAAGCACACGCCCGAGACGCCGCTCGTCACTGGACAGCGCGTCCAGGACGGCCTGTTCCCGCTCGCGAAGGGCGGGACGGCGGCGATTCCGGGGCCGTTCGGTTCCGGGAAGACCGTCACCCAGCAGCAACTCGCGAAGTGGAGCGACGCCGACATCGTCATCTACATCGGGTGTGGCGAGCGCGGGAACGAGATGACGGAAGTCATCGAGGACTTCCCCGAGCTCGAAGACCCCAAGTCGGGGAACGCGCTGATGGCGCGCACGTGCCTCATCGCGAACACCTCGAACATGCCGGTCGCGGCACGCGAGTCCTGCATCTACACGGGCGTCACCATCGCGGAGCACTACCGCGACATGGGGTACGACGTCGCGCTGATGGCGGACTCCACCAGCCGGTGGGCGGAAGCGATGCGCGAAATCTCCTCCCGCCTGGAGGAGATGCCGGGCGAGGAAGGCTACCCCGCCTATCTCGCGAGCCGGCTCGCGCAGTTCTACGAGCGAGCGGGCCTGTTCGAGAACCTGAACGGCAGCGAGGGGTCGGTGTCCGTCGTGGGCGCGGTCAGCCCGCCGGGCGGCGACTTCTCGGAGCCGGTCACTCAGAACACGCTCCGTATCGTGAAGACGTTCTGGGCGCTCGACTCCGATCTCGCGGAACGCCGTCACTTCCCCTCGATTAACTGGAACGAGTCCTACTCGCTCTACAAGGATCAGCTCGACGACTGGTGGCGTGAGAACGTCGCGGAGGACTGGCCGGACGAGCGCCAGTGGGCCGTGGACGTGCTCGACGAGGAGGCCGACCTCCAGGAGATCGTGCAGCTCGTCGGCGAGGACGCGCTCCCGGACGATCAGCGTCTCACGCTCGACGTGGCGCGCTACATCCGGGAGGCGTTCCTCCAGCAGAACGCGCTCCACGACGTGGACACGTACTGTCCGCCCGAGAAGACGTACCTCATCCTCACCGCGATCCACCACTACAGCGAGGAGGCGTTCCGCGCGCTCGAAGCGGGCGTTCCCGTCGAGGAAATCACGGACGTCGACGCTGCGCCCCGTCTGAACCGGCTCGGAACGACGCCGGACGACGAGGCCGAAGCGGAGGTCGAGGAGATCAAAGAACAGCTCACCGAACAGCTCCGGGAGAAGTACTAA
- a CDS encoding ATP synthase subunit B has protein sequence MKEYQTITEVSGPLVYVEIDEPIGYDEIVEIETPDGETKRGQVLESSDGLVAIQVFEGTEGIGQDASVRFLGETMKMPVTEDLLGRVLDGSGNPIDGGPDIVPDERRDIIGSAINPHAREYPEDFIQTGVSSIDGMNTLVRGQKLPIFSASGLPHNDLALQIARQAEVPEEGDEDDDTEFAVVFGAMGITKEEANEFMDDFERTGALERSVVFTNLADDPAVERTITPRLALTTAEYLAFDKGYHVLVILTDMTNYCEALREIGAAREEVPGRRGYPGYMYTDLAQLYERAGRIKGREGTVTQLPILTMPGDDETHPIPDLTGYITEGQIMMDRDLNSQGVTPPVDVSPSLSRLMDDGIGEGLTRDDHGDVADQLFAAYAEGKDLRDLVNIVGREALSERDNKYLDFADAFESEFVDQGFDTDRSIEQTLSIGWDVLSMLPKEELNRLDEEHIEQYYTEDAEVDTDSEESDDSPVSAD, from the coding sequence ATGAAAGAGTACCAGACCATCACCGAAGTCAGCGGCCCGCTGGTCTACGTCGAGATCGACGAACCGATCGGGTACGACGAGATCGTCGAAATCGAAACACCCGACGGGGAGACCAAGCGCGGTCAGGTCCTCGAATCCAGCGACGGACTCGTCGCGATCCAGGTGTTCGAGGGCACGGAAGGTATCGGTCAGGACGCCTCGGTGCGGTTCCTCGGCGAGACGATGAAGATGCCCGTGACCGAAGACCTCCTCGGTCGCGTGCTCGACGGCTCCGGGAACCCAATCGACGGCGGTCCCGACATCGTTCCGGACGAGCGCCGCGACATCATCGGCTCCGCAATCAACCCGCACGCTCGCGAGTACCCCGAGGACTTCATCCAGACGGGCGTCTCCTCGATCGACGGGATGAACACGCTCGTGCGCGGCCAGAAGCTCCCAATCTTCAGCGCGTCCGGCCTCCCGCACAACGACCTCGCGCTCCAGATCGCGCGACAGGCCGAGGTGCCCGAGGAGGGCGACGAGGACGACGACACGGAGTTCGCGGTCGTGTTCGGCGCGATGGGTATCACGAAGGAGGAGGCGAACGAGTTCATGGACGACTTCGAGCGCACGGGCGCGCTCGAACGCAGCGTCGTCTTCACGAACCTCGCTGACGACCCGGCCGTCGAGCGGACGATTACGCCCCGCCTCGCGCTCACCACCGCCGAGTACCTCGCGTTCGACAAGGGCTATCACGTCCTCGTCATCCTCACGGACATGACGAACTACTGTGAGGCATTGCGCGAGATCGGCGCGGCGCGCGAGGAAGTCCCGGGTCGCCGTGGCTACCCCGGATACATGTACACCGACCTCGCGCAGCTCTACGAGCGCGCGGGCCGCATCAAGGGCCGGGAGGGCACGGTCACCCAGCTCCCAATTCTGACGATGCCGGGTGACGACGAAACCCACCCGATTCCCGACCTCACGGGCTACATCACGGAGGGCCAGATCATGATGGACCGCGACCTGAACAGTCAGGGCGTCACGCCGCCCGTGGACGTCTCCCCCAGCCTCAGCCGGCTGATGGACGACGGTATTGGCGAGGGTCTCACTCGCGACGACCACGGCGACGTGGCGGATCAGCTGTTCGCGGCGTACGCGGAAGGGAAAGACCTCCGCGACCTCGTGAACATCGTCGGCCGGGAAGCGCTCAGCGAGCGCGACAACAAGTACCTCGACTTCGCGGACGCGTTCGAGTCCGAGTTCGTCGACCAGGGCTTCGACACCGACCGCAGCATCGAGCAGACGCTCAGCATCGGCTGGGACGTGCTGTCGATGCTCCCGAAGGAGGAACTCAACCGCCTCGACGAGGAGCACATCGAACAGTACTACACGGAGGACGCGGAGGTCGACACGGACTCCGAGGAATCCGACGACTCACCCGTCAGCGCCGACTAG
- a CDS encoding V-type ATP synthase subunit D, with amino-acid sequence MAGDVKPTRKNLMEIEERIEFSESGHDTLEQKRDGLIMEFMDILDTAQDVRSDLEDDYEDAQKKINMARAMEGDVAVRGAAAALKEQPELSVESKNIMGVVVPQIESSKVKKNLDERGYGVIGTSARIDEAAEAYEELLESIILAAEVETAMKKMLEEIEQTKRRVNALEFNILPDLRENQDYIEQKLEEQEREETFRMKKVKNKKEEEAKQAREAEKHDARERSDSVV; translated from the coding sequence ATGGCAGGAGACGTCAAACCCACGCGCAAGAACCTGATGGAGATCGAGGAGCGCATCGAGTTCTCCGAGAGCGGGCACGACACGCTCGAACAGAAGCGTGACGGCCTCATCATGGAGTTCATGGACATCCTCGACACCGCGCAGGACGTGCGCTCCGACCTCGAAGACGACTACGAGGACGCGCAGAAGAAGATCAATATGGCGCGCGCGATGGAGGGCGACGTCGCCGTCCGCGGTGCTGCGGCAGCCCTGAAAGAGCAGCCGGAGCTCAGCGTGGAGTCGAAGAACATCATGGGCGTCGTCGTCCCCCAGATCGAGTCCTCGAAGGTGAAGAAGAACCTCGACGAGCGCGGGTACGGCGTCATCGGGACGTCCGCGCGCATCGACGAGGCCGCGGAGGCCTACGAGGAACTCCTCGAGTCCATCATCCTCGCGGCCGAGGTGGAGACGGCGATGAAGAAGATGCTCGAGGAGATCGAGCAGACGAAGCGCCGCGTGAACGCGCTCGAATTCAACATTCTGCCGGATCTCCGGGAGAACCAGGATTACATCGAGCAGAAGCTCGAAGAGCAGGAGCGCGAGGAGACGTTCCGCATGAAGAAAGTGAAGAACAAGAAGGAGGAAGAGGCGAAGCAGGCGCGCGAGGCCGAGAAGCACGATGCGCGCGAACGCTCTGACTCCGTCGTTTAA
- a CDS encoding DUF6276 family protein, translating into MACSLCRSEQLAFPVPDVAREHLPDDRPGAALCTRCLAVEPVDDPPPERPVFSGSIPGFPDGEAGAIVACLFALVDSLALYRAEISALASEAERRGVDVLLLVDRLASTDGVEPYFDVSRRSRQLAQLLYE; encoded by the coding sequence ATGGCGTGTTCTCTCTGCAGGAGCGAGCAGCTGGCGTTCCCTGTGCCTGACGTGGCTCGCGAGCATCTGCCGGACGACCGGCCGGGCGCGGCGCTCTGTACGCGGTGTCTCGCGGTCGAACCCGTGGACGACCCCCCGCCGGAGCGTCCCGTGTTCTCCGGGTCGATTCCGGGATTTCCGGATGGCGAGGCGGGCGCGATAGTCGCGTGTCTGTTCGCGCTCGTTGACTCGCTCGCACTCTACCGCGCGGAGATATCGGCGCTCGCGAGTGAGGCCGAACGCCGGGGCGTGGATGTCCTCCTCCTCGTCGACCGGCTCGCGAGCACGGACGGTGTGGAGCCGTACTTCGACGTGTCCCGCCGGAGCCGCCAGTTGGCGCAACTGCTCTACGAGTAG
- a CDS encoding succinic semialdehyde dehydrogenase — protein sequence MDTVWANPDRLAALREGITRVGDRPTFPAEAPFTGERIAEVPACTAADVDAAVENAREAGAAWAARPVEERAAVLSDFHDLVLDRQDDLLDLMQVETGKTRRDAFEEVLDVASTARHYADHTDLLAPERRTGALPLLTKAVVHQHPVGVVGFITPWNYPLTLAVSDALPALLAGNGVVLKPDESTTHTALLARDLLEDAGLPPGLLQVVSGDGADLGEPLVERVDHVGFTGSTAVGREVGALAGEHLTDVSLELGGKNPLLVLDDADPEEAAAGAVRASFANAGQLCISTERLYVHTDGYDDFVDAFVRETRGLALGAGVEYGPEMGSLQSDQQLEKVTAHVEDAVERGATVLAGGRARPDLGPYFYEPTILEDVTSEMTLSGEETFGPVVALYEVDSVDEAVERANDSPYGLNASVWTTDTARGERVAERIECGTVNVNEGYAAAWASIDAPMGGMKDSGVGRRHGDEGLLKYTESQTVATQRGARIDPGPLPQSLWAAGLTLGLRALKRVTGWLP from the coding sequence ATGGATACCGTGTGGGCGAACCCCGATCGGCTGGCGGCGTTGCGCGAGGGAATCACGCGAGTCGGCGACAGACCGACGTTTCCCGCGGAGGCGCCGTTCACCGGCGAGCGCATCGCGGAGGTGCCCGCGTGCACCGCTGCCGACGTGGACGCAGCCGTCGAGAACGCGCGCGAGGCGGGCGCGGCGTGGGCCGCGCGGCCCGTGGAGGAGCGTGCCGCCGTCCTGTCCGACTTCCACGACCTCGTGCTCGACCGGCAGGACGACCTGCTCGACCTGATGCAGGTCGAAACCGGGAAGACGCGGCGGGACGCGTTCGAGGAGGTGTTGGACGTGGCGTCGACAGCCCGCCACTACGCCGACCACACGGATCTCCTCGCGCCGGAGCGCCGAACCGGCGCGCTCCCGCTGCTGACGAAGGCCGTCGTCCACCAGCATCCGGTCGGGGTCGTCGGCTTCATCACGCCGTGGAACTACCCGCTCACGCTCGCCGTCTCCGACGCGCTCCCCGCGCTGCTCGCGGGCAACGGTGTCGTTCTGAAGCCCGACGAGTCGACGACTCACACCGCGCTGCTCGCCCGCGACCTCCTCGAAGACGCCGGCCTTCCACCCGGCCTCCTCCAGGTCGTGTCGGGAGACGGCGCCGACCTCGGCGAACCACTCGTCGAGCGCGTCGACCACGTCGGATTCACCGGATCGACCGCCGTCGGACGCGAAGTCGGCGCGCTCGCGGGCGAACACCTCACCGACGTGTCGCTCGAACTCGGCGGAAAGAACCCCCTGCTCGTGTTGGACGACGCCGACCCCGAGGAGGCGGCCGCGGGCGCGGTCCGCGCGTCGTTCGCGAACGCCGGCCAGCTCTGCATCTCCACGGAACGCCTCTACGTCCACACCGACGGCTACGACGACTTCGTGGACGCGTTCGTCCGCGAGACCCGAGGCCTCGCGCTCGGTGCCGGAGTCGAGTACGGCCCCGAGATGGGGAGCCTGCAGTCCGACCAGCAACTCGAGAAAGTGACCGCGCACGTCGAGGACGCCGTGGAGCGCGGTGCGACCGTGCTCGCCGGCGGCCGCGCGCGCCCCGACCTCGGCCCCTACTTCTACGAGCCCACGATTCTGGAGGACGTGACCTCGGAGATGACGCTGTCGGGCGAGGAGACGTTCGGGCCCGTCGTCGCGCTCTACGAGGTCGACTCCGTCGACGAGGCGGTCGAGCGCGCGAACGATTCGCCGTACGGCCTGAACGCGTCGGTCTGGACGACCGATACGGCGCGCGGCGAGCGCGTCGCCGAGCGAATCGAGTGTGGAACGGTGAACGTGAACGAGGGGTACGCGGCCGCCTGGGCGTCGATCGACGCGCCGATGGGCGGGATGAAGGACTCCGGGGTCGGCCGCCGCCACGGGGACGAGGGACTCCTGAAGTACACGGAGTCCCAGACGGTCGCGACGCAGCGCGGCGCCCGCATCGACCCGGGCCCGCTCCCGCAATCCCTCTGGGCAGCAGGGCTTACGCTCGGGCTTCGTGCACTGAAGCGCGTCACGGGGTGGTTGCCGTGA
- a CDS encoding SDR family oxidoreductase, whose translation MSVFLTGFPGFLGSALVDRLRDRTDRIDCLVQSRYREQAEARAETIAGDDWQDAIALHEGDITQSHLGLDPDAYDDLQSDAEEVFHLAAVYDLAVDRELGMAVNVDGTERVLDFAAGAPLRRFQYVSTCYVSGRHDGVFRETDLDVGQSFNNHYEETKFLAERAVQERMGEIPTTIYRPAIAVGDSETGATQKYDGPYFTLQWLLRCPGIAPVPFLPGSLDTELNVVPRDFVVDAIDELSRLDRSSGIVYQLCDPNPPTIPELTRLLADAADTRTLPVPSTRGLTKRLLRTSLGRKTGVLPESVDYFTHPTTYVCPNTRRDLEHASCPPFESYVDTLVDYVREHPEIDPDAMI comes from the coding sequence GTGAGCGTCTTCCTCACGGGATTCCCGGGATTCCTCGGATCCGCGCTCGTCGACCGGCTCCGCGACCGCACCGACCGCATCGACTGTCTGGTTCAGTCCCGGTACCGCGAGCAGGCCGAAGCGCGCGCCGAAACCATCGCCGGCGACGACTGGCAGGACGCCATCGCGCTCCACGAGGGCGACATCACGCAGTCCCACCTCGGCCTCGACCCCGACGCGTACGACGACCTCCAGTCGGACGCGGAGGAGGTGTTCCACCTCGCCGCCGTCTACGACCTCGCGGTCGACCGCGAACTCGGGATGGCCGTGAACGTCGACGGCACCGAGCGCGTTCTCGACTTCGCGGCGGGCGCGCCCCTCCGAAGATTCCAGTACGTGAGCACGTGCTACGTCTCCGGCCGCCACGACGGCGTGTTCCGAGAGACCGACCTCGACGTGGGACAGTCCTTCAACAACCACTACGAGGAGACGAAATTCCTCGCCGAACGCGCCGTTCAGGAGCGCATGGGTGAGATCCCGACAACCATCTATCGGCCCGCCATCGCCGTCGGCGACTCCGAAACCGGCGCGACCCAGAAGTACGACGGCCCCTACTTCACCCTCCAGTGGCTCCTCCGCTGTCCGGGTATCGCCCCCGTTCCGTTCCTACCGGGGTCGCTCGACACCGAACTCAACGTCGTCCCCCGCGACTTCGTCGTCGACGCCATCGACGAACTCAGCCGTCTCGACCGCTCGTCGGGGATCGTCTACCAGCTCTGCGACCCGAATCCGCCCACGATTCCGGAGCTCACGCGACTGCTCGCGGACGCCGCCGACACTCGCACGCTCCCCGTGCCGAGCACGCGCGGCCTCACGAAGCGCCTCCTCCGAACGAGCCTCGGCCGCAAGACGGGGGTTCTCCCGGAGTCAGTGGACTACTTCACGCATCCGACGACGTACGTCTGCCCGAACACCCGCCGCGACCTCGAGCACGCGAGCTGTCCACCGTTCGAGAGTTACGTCGACACGCTCGTCGACTACGTCAGAGAACACCCGGAGATAGACCCGGACGCGATGATCTGA
- the prf1 gene encoding peptide chain release factor aRF-1, translating to MSEQQEEQSEDRKKYEFRKLIEELKEYSGSGTQLVTIYIPPDRQISDVVAHVTQEHSEASNIKSKQTRTNVQDALTSIKDRLRYYDTFPPENGMVLFSGAVDSGGGQTKMVTEVLENPPQPVESFRYHCDSEFLTEPLEHMLADKGLYGLIVLDRREANVGWLKGKRVEPVKSASSLVPGKQRKGGQSAQRFARLRLEAIDNFYQEVAGMANDLFVPERHELDGILVGGPSPTKDEFLDGDYLHHELQDKVLGKFDVSYTDESGLSDLVDAGSEALSEAELMQDKDDMSEFFSELQGGGLATYGFEPTRQNLVMGSVDRLLLSEDLRKDVVVYECENDHEEYEVIDRRASTPSHDCSDCDATVAAEDGEREDVIDFLMNIADQRGTDTHFISTDFEKGEQLLTAFGGIAGLLRYDTGI from the coding sequence ATGAGTGAACAGCAGGAGGAGCAGTCCGAAGACCGGAAGAAGTACGAGTTCCGGAAGCTCATCGAGGAGCTGAAGGAGTACTCCGGTTCGGGGACGCAGCTCGTCACTATCTACATTCCGCCGGACCGCCAGATTTCGGACGTGGTGGCGCACGTCACGCAGGAGCACTCGGAGGCGTCGAACATCAAGTCGAAGCAGACGCGGACGAACGTGCAGGACGCCCTGACCTCCATCAAGGACCGCCTGCGGTACTACGATACGTTCCCGCCGGAGAACGGGATGGTGTTGTTCTCGGGCGCGGTGGACTCGGGCGGCGGGCAGACGAAGATGGTGACGGAGGTTCTCGAGAACCCGCCCCAGCCCGTGGAGTCGTTCCGCTACCACTGCGACAGCGAGTTCCTGACGGAGCCGCTGGAGCACATGCTGGCGGACAAGGGACTGTACGGCCTCATCGTGCTCGACCGGCGGGAGGCGAACGTCGGGTGGCTGAAGGGAAAGCGCGTGGAGCCCGTGAAGTCCGCGAGTTCGCTCGTCCCCGGGAAGCAGCGGAAAGGCGGGCAGTCAGCGCAGCGGTTCGCGCGACTCCGGTTGGAGGCCATCGACAACTTCTATCAGGAGGTCGCGGGGATGGCGAACGACCTGTTCGTCCCGGAGCGCCACGAACTCGACGGCATTCTCGTCGGCGGCCCGAGTCCGACGAAGGACGAGTTCCTCGACGGCGACTACCTCCACCACGAACTCCAGGACAAGGTGCTCGGGAAGTTCGACGTCTCCTACACGGACGAGTCCGGACTGAGCGACCTCGTGGACGCGGGCTCCGAGGCGCTCTCGGAGGCGGAGTTGATGCAGGACAAAGACGACATGAGCGAGTTCTTCTCCGAACTCCAGGGCGGCGGCCTCGCGACCTACGGGTTCGAGCCGACCCGCCAGAACCTCGTGATGGGCTCGGTGGATAGACTCCTCTTGAGCGAGGACTTGCGGAAGGACGTGGTCGTCTACGAGTGCGAGAACGACCACGAGGAGTACGAGGTCATAGACAGGCGCGCGTCCACGCCGAGCCACGACTGCTCGGACTGCGACGCGACGGTCGCGGCGGAGGACGGCGAGCGCGAGGACGTCATCGACTTCCTGATGAATATCGCGGATCAGCGCGGGACGGACACGCACTTCATCAGCACGGACTTCGAGAAGGGCGAGCAGCTCCTGACGGCGTTCGGCGGGATCGCGGGTCTCCTCCGGTACGACACCGGCATCTAA
- the argS gene encoding arginine--tRNA ligase, protein MFLAFRAEVEDALSGALSALDLPTDDLGLEEPPEDVPAVLASSVAFRLASEAGAAPASVAADIAAELDASGYDYLGDVTTQGPYVNFEVTDQYDADTLAATREEGFGRLPDTGDSVVVEHTSANPTGPVHVGRARNPIIGDATARVLDYAGNDVTREYYVNDAGRQMAVFTWAYETFDESDLPEPEREKSDYDLVRYYRTGNAFLDEASESEVAAAEDEIADIIEGLDSGDEQTYERVSEVVDQVLDGMTDTLSRLPAEFDEFVKETRFLQDDSTQEVTERLKDAEYAYKEEGAWQLDLDDWDIEQSFVFLRSDGTTLYTTRDLAHHEWKFDEFDRAITVLGEDQELHANKLRAALDILGNDTDQLEELFYGWVNLPGGESMSTRAGTGVDMDDLLDEAVSRARDEVEKRLDDRIREDDLTEDDIERISRQVGIGAVRYDIVAKQPQKAITFDWDDALDFEGQSAPYVQYAHARSCGILDGQTVPEDIDAGRLTDDAEIQLVRSVARLPVVVERSADELEPHQVATYVRDLADDFNTFYRECPVLADDVAPEVRDARLAVVNAAREALDTGLGLLGVDAPESM, encoded by the coding sequence ATGTTCCTGGCCTTTCGCGCGGAGGTCGAGGACGCCCTCTCGGGGGCGCTCTCGGCGCTCGACCTCCCGACAGACGACCTCGGACTCGAAGAACCGCCCGAGGACGTGCCCGCCGTGCTCGCATCCAGCGTCGCGTTCCGCCTCGCCAGCGAGGCGGGCGCCGCGCCCGCCAGCGTCGCCGCGGACATCGCCGCCGAACTCGACGCGAGCGGATACGACTACCTCGGCGACGTCACGACACAGGGCCCGTACGTGAACTTCGAGGTCACAGACCAGTACGACGCGGACACGCTCGCCGCGACCCGCGAGGAGGGGTTCGGCCGCCTCCCCGACACGGGCGACAGCGTGGTCGTGGAGCACACGAGCGCGAACCCCACCGGGCCCGTGCACGTCGGGCGCGCCCGCAACCCCATCATCGGGGACGCGACGGCGCGCGTGCTCGACTACGCCGGCAACGACGTGACCCGCGAGTACTACGTGAACGACGCCGGCCGCCAGATGGCCGTGTTCACGTGGGCGTACGAGACGTTCGACGAGTCCGACCTCCCCGAACCCGAGCGCGAGAAGTCCGACTACGACCTCGTCCGGTACTACCGGACGGGGAACGCGTTCCTCGACGAGGCCTCGGAGAGCGAAGTCGCGGCCGCCGAGGACGAAATCGCGGACATCATCGAAGGCCTCGACAGCGGCGACGAGCAGACGTACGAGCGCGTGAGCGAAGTCGTCGACCAGGTTCTCGACGGGATGACGGACACGCTCAGTCGGCTCCCCGCGGAGTTCGACGAGTTCGTGAAGGAGACCCGATTCCTCCAGGACGACTCAACCCAGGAGGTCACGGAGCGCCTCAAGGACGCCGAGTACGCGTACAAGGAGGAGGGCGCGTGGCAGCTCGACCTCGACGACTGGGACATCGAGCAGTCGTTCGTCTTCCTCCGCTCCGACGGCACGACCCTCTACACGACCCGGGATTTGGCGCACCACGAGTGGAAGTTCGACGAGTTCGACCGCGCAATCACCGTGCTCGGCGAAGACCAGGAGCTCCACGCGAACAAGCTCCGCGCCGCGCTCGACATCCTCGGGAACGACACCGACCAGCTCGAAGAGCTGTTCTACGGCTGGGTGAACCTCCCCGGCGGCGAGTCGATGAGCACGCGCGCCGGCACCGGCGTCGACATGGACGACCTCCTGGACGAAGCCGTCTCGCGCGCCCGCGACGAGGTCGAGAAACGCCTCGACGACCGCATCCGCGAGGACGACCTCACCGAGGACGACATCGAACGCATCAGCCGACAAGTGGGCATCGGCGCGGTGCGCTACGACATCGTCGCGAAGCAACCCCAGAAGGCGATCACGTTCGACTGGGACGACGCCCTCGACTTCGAGGGACAGAGCGCGCCCTACGTCCAGTACGCCCACGCCCGCAGCTGCGGGATTCTCGACGGCCAGACCGTTCCCGAGGACATCGACGCAGGCCGCCTGACTGACGACGCCGAAATCCAACTGGTTCGCTCCGTCGCCCGCCTCCCCGTCGTCGTCGAACGCAGCGCGGACGAACTCGAACCCCACCAGGTGGCGACGTACGTCCGCGACCTCGCCGACGACTTCAACACGTTCTACCGCGAGTGCCCCGTCCTCGCCGACGACGTGGCCCCCGAGGTGCGGGACGCCCGGCTCGCCGTCGTCAACGCCGCCCGCGAAGCCCTCGACACCGGCCTCGGCCTCCTCGGGGTGGACGCGCCCGAGTCGATGTAG
- a CDS encoding ABC transporter substrate-binding protein has protein sequence MSDPTVVSLLPSATEILYALDCEPAAVSHECDHPPDATEKPAANRLLIDPDVSSEEINDQLASASDVYEIKTDVLREVDPDIVVTQGVCDVCAVDEVLVEDAVRDLGLDCEIVTTDPHHLADVFGDIERIGAAVGRDERAAELVGNLRERVRAVEERVPDGERPRTLVCDWMRPPMIAGHWVPELVEKAGGEYGLTEPGAYSEYEDWDDVVAFDPEVFVAAPCGFGMDQTLDNLDELRERAGWRDLSAVESGRVFAVDGHHYVNRPGPRLVDTLERLAWCLHPAAFPDPSEEDVRRVENRTIGERTVEP, from the coding sequence ATGAGCGACCCGACCGTCGTCTCCCTCCTGCCGTCGGCGACCGAGATACTGTACGCGCTCGACTGCGAACCCGCCGCCGTCTCCCACGAGTGCGACCACCCGCCCGACGCGACAGAGAAGCCGGCGGCGAACCGCCTCCTCATCGACCCGGACGTGTCGAGCGAGGAAATCAACGACCAACTGGCGAGCGCGAGCGACGTGTACGAGATAAAGACGGACGTGCTGCGCGAGGTCGACCCCGATATCGTGGTGACGCAGGGCGTCTGCGACGTCTGTGCCGTGGACGAAGTCCTCGTCGAGGACGCCGTGCGCGACCTCGGGCTGGACTGCGAGATCGTGACGACCGACCCCCACCACCTCGCTGACGTGTTCGGCGACATCGAACGCATCGGCGCGGCGGTCGGACGGGACGAACGCGCGGCGGAACTGGTCGGGAACCTCCGCGAGCGCGTCCGCGCCGTCGAGGAGCGCGTCCCGGACGGCGAGCGGCCGCGAACCCTGGTGTGCGACTGGATGCGTCCGCCGATGATAGCGGGCCACTGGGTGCCCGAACTCGTCGAGAAGGCGGGCGGCGAGTACGGCCTCACCGAACCGGGCGCGTACAGCGAGTACGAGGACTGGGACGACGTCGTCGCGTTCGACCCCGAGGTGTTCGTCGCCGCGCCCTGCGGGTTCGGAATGGATCAGACGCTCGACAATCTCGACGAACTCCGGGAGCGAGCGGGCTGGCGCGACCTGTCAGCGGTCGAGTCCGGGCGGGTGTTCGCGGTGGACGGCCACCACTACGTCAATCGGCCGGGGCCGCGGCTCGTGGACACGCTCGAGCGCCTCGCGTGGTGCCTGCACCCGGCGGCGTTCCCGGATCCATCGGAGGAAGATGTGCGCAGAGTCGAGAACCGAACGATCGGAGAACGGACTGTCGAACCCTAG